Genomic segment of Petrotoga sp. 9PW.55.5.1:
TCCCATCATGGATGAATGAAACCTGTATTCTAAAGGGTACGCTTCTTTTCCTCCCCAATCAGTTACCCAACCCATCATTATTTTAGGAGCATAGGCATAAGAAAACCCTTCTTGGATTTCCAACCTATCAAAAGGATCTGTGTTATCACTTGTCCAAACTTGGTCTGCATACTGCATAATACCCAAATCTACTCTTCCTCCACCACTAGAACAGTTTTCAAAAGTAACTTGAGGATACTTTTCTCTTAAGTATTTCCAAATATCGTACAAATTCCAAATATATTTAACCCATATTTCTCTTTGTTTTTTCACTTCCGTTTCTGACCAGCCTGATTCAAAAATATGCCTGTTCATATCCCACTTAACAAAATCTATATCGTTTTCTGTTAAAAGCTTGTCCATGAAATTTATTATAAATTGTTTTACATCTTGCCTTGCAAGATTAAGTATTAACTGATTTCGCTGTAATGAACGAGGCCTATTAGGAAAATTGATCACCCAATCTGGATGGTTCCTATACAAATCACTATCAGGATTAACCATTTCTGGTTCTACCCATATACCAAAATCCATTCCCAAGGATTTTACATACTCTATTAATGGTTTTAACCCATTTGGGAACTTTTCTTTGTTGACATACCAATCTCCAAGGCCGGCATGATCGTCATTCCTTTGACCAAACCATCCATCATCGATTACAAATAATTCAACACCTATTTTTGCTGCTTTTTCTGCAAGAATCTTTTGATTTTCCTCAGTTACATTGAACGTAGTTGCTTCCCATGAGTTGTATAAAACCTTCCTGATTTTATGAGCTTTATCCTGGGGCAATATATAATCTAGTTGATAATGGTGAAGATTTTGACTAGCTTTGGAAAATCCTTCATTTGAAAAACCAAACACAAACTTAGGGGTTATGAATTTTTTTGATGGTTCTAAAATATATGTAAAGTCCCATTCATTTATCCCAGAGATGATTCCTATTCTCTCATAAATCCTTTTCTGGATCGATATTTTCCAGTTTCCACTCCAGGCTAATTCACCAAAATATACTTTACCCCTTTCTTCAGTAGCTTCATAGTCAATTGCAAAGTACGGATTCATATAAGCACTGGTTTTACCTACTCTGCTTTCTAAAACTTTGCTCCCTTCATTTATTTTTTCTTTTCGTAAGTGAAATTCGCTTCCCCACATACCAGTTAAATAATTTAAGCTCGCTTTTTT
This window contains:
- a CDS encoding alpha-galactosidase, with amino-acid sequence MAITYEGKNKRWFLETENMGYVFGLDEKGKLKNLYWGSKLPRFDDYPGVNDLVVMDRYTWNDEFSVRGEKNNVEHCLKVEYYDGVRDVVLNYVNFEIKGDQLIIKLLDEQYGLSVKLFYRLIEKYDIIERWVELENNSDKEIKIEDIKSASLYVENSKKASLNYLTGMWGSEFHLRKEKINEGSKVLESRVGKTSAYMNPYFAIDYEATEERGKVYFGELAWSGNWKISIQKRIYERIGIISGINEWDFTYILEPSKKFITPKFVFGFSNEGFSKASQNLHHYQLDYILPQDKAHKIRKVLYNSWEATTFNVTEENQKILAEKAAKIGVELFVIDDGWFGQRNDDHAGLGDWYVNKEKFPNGLKPLIEYVKSLGMDFGIWVEPEMVNPDSDLYRNHPDWVINFPNRPRSLQRNQLILNLARQDVKQFIINFMDKLLTENDIDFVKWDMNRHIFESGWSETEVKKQREIWVKYIWNLYDIWKYLREKYPQVTFENCSSGGGRVDLGIMQYADQVWTSDNTDPFDRLEIQEGFSYAYAPKIMMGWVTDWGGKEAYPLEYRFHSSMMGSLGIGADLNKFSEKDFEIAKNQVQFYKEIRKIVQEGYQYRLSSVTNERYFAVQYLNEDKSEGVIIYLRNPMRFGLFDRVNLKLKGLEDEALYTIYEGVKDEEKEVITLSGKALKERGIIIEDSSKKFLTYGKIDHFFSRILKVKKISNNIK